A DNA window from Carassius gibelio isolate Cgi1373 ecotype wild population from Czech Republic chromosome A8, carGib1.2-hapl.c, whole genome shotgun sequence contains the following coding sequences:
- the LOC128018506 gene encoding RAB7A-interacting MON1-CCZ1 complex subunit 1-like yields the protein MADDYRRSVELERRIFELDNKCATLRTEKPDDDYLQNASSILDKLKTHYRHGGESSSLPKLLQDYTQVVLDITFYEENRLVDQEFPEDTSPFKIQQLLQDLTEPEVLAGRLVPSQEVQSVLGLELLECLYWRRGALLYMYCHTLHQRKQWIKKNKATFLKCLQEGVRYLMRMLQVRNSVKLNDGVVFHDSATANFLAEGIFSDTHLLTMMYIGEMCFWAVKYEDCSMDTTERKEDRLHFRDIGTQILHKYVLACEGPLQGQGWNTENAKEILSILQ from the exons ATGGCCGACGACTACAGACGAAGCGTCGAGCTGGAGAGGAGGATTTTTGAGTTAGATAACAAGTGTGCCACTCTTCGGACGGAGAAACCAG aTGATGACTACTTACAGAATGCATCTTCCATACTTGACAAGTTGAAAACCCATTATAGACATGGAGGAGAGAGCAGCAGCCTCCCTAAACTGCTGCAGGATTATACACAG GTTGTCTTGGACATAACATTCTATGAGGAAAACAGGCTTGTAGATCAGGAGTTTCCCGAGGACACTTCCCCTTTTAAAATTCAGCAGTTACTACAGGACTTGACAGAGCCAGAGGTGTTAGCAGGTCGACTGGTACCTTCACAAGAG GTGCAGTCTGTGCTGGGGCTGGAGCTGCTGGAGTGCCTATACTGGAGGCGTGGGGCATTATTATATATGTACTGCCACACACTACACCAACGCAAGCAAtggatcaagaagaacaaagccACTTTCCTTAAG TGTCTTCAAGAAGGTGTGCGTTACCTTATGAGAATGTTGCAAGTGAGGAACTCAGTCAAGCTAAATGATGGTGTGGTTTTTCATGACTCTGCAACCGCCAATTTTCTGGCAGAAG GTATCTTTTCTGATACTCACTTGCTTACAATGATGTACATTGGTGAGATGTGTTTCTGGGCAGTGAAATATGAGGACTGCAGCATGGACACCACAGAGCGCAAAGAGGACAGGCTTCATTTCCGAGATATTGGCACACAAATCCTTCATAAGTATGTGCTGGCATGCGAGGGGCCACTTCAGGGTCAGGGCTGGAACACAGAGAATGCCAAGGAGATCCTTAGTATCTTGCAGTAA
- the LOC128018507 gene encoding F-box only protein 4 isoform X1: protein MLSRSIVVQSLRSIRDRFFDTRQQRNEKSDGQGSSNEVTGPCLDNLTVDMQFLIMTFLSPQDLCRLGGTSTYWQSMVRDPVLWKYFLLRDMPLWQSVDHLSVPQVKLTGSALLDDSEMQLDYMAEYLRVCPACRNQWQYQPRAFKSVTSFFQSLVPVSEPQFAMFGPGLEQLEISLMNTIMNSPHVLPIAGPPHRQIDGIGSGISFKYKDQHRFNIATLYSTNRTERERARLEHVNLRSKIFVYEEDSESNIPLSVNPMFNQVCQAVNGFIFVANAETERGTDRGWEEECAQIRVMLDPAVGAVSRPILVLSCVSRETTDRNRIHCVTIAHQLQLSSLPNPWMVQDTTAETLTGLLDGIDWLLRHSGVKL from the exons ATGCTGAGCAGATCTATAGTCGTGCAAAGTCTCAGGAGTATCAGAGATAGGTTTTTTGATACAAGACAACAAAGAAATGAGAAAAGTGATGGTCAGGGGTCAAGTAATGAAGTCACGGGCCCCTGTCTGGATAACCTGACG GTTGACATGCAGTTTCTCATCATGACCTTCCTGTCTCCGCAAGACCTCTGCAGATTGGGAGGCACCAGTACATACTGGCAGTCAATGGTTCGAGACCCTGTCCTGTGGAAGTACTTCCTGTTACGTGATATGCCGCTCTGGCAGTCAGTTGACCATTTATCAGTGCCTCAGGTCAAGCTCACTGGCTCAGCTCTGCTGGATGACTCTGAGATGCAGCTTGATTATATGGCAGA GTATCTACGTGTTTGTCCAGCCTGTCGAAACCAATGGCAATACCAACCCAGAGCCTTCAAATCTGTGACTTCCTTCTTCCAGTCTCTTGTACCGGTTTCAGAGCCACAGTTTGCCATGTTTGGCCCCGGGCTTGAGCAGTTAGAGATTTCCCTCATGAATACAATCATGAATTCCCCTCATGTACTGCCTATAGCAGGACCACCTCATCGGCAGATTGATG gCATTGGATCCGGAATCAGTTTTAAGTACAAAGATCAGCACAGATTCAATATTGCAACTTTATATTCAACTAACAG GACGGAGCGAGAGAGAGCGCGTCTGGAGCATGTCAATCTGCGAAGTAAAATCTTTGTCTATGAAGAGGATAGTGAGTCTAACATACCCTTAAGCGTCAACCCCATGTTTAATCAAGTTTGTCAAGCTGTGAATGGATTCATCTTTGTGGCCAATGCTGAGACAGAAAGAG GAACAGACAGAGGGTGGGAGGAGGAATGTGCCCAGATCAGGGTTATGTTAGACCCTGCGGTGGGTGCTGTGTCCCGCCCGATCCTGGTGCTCTCCTGTGTGTCTAGAGAGACCACAGACAGAAACAGGATACATTGTGTGACCATTGCCCATCAGCTTCAGCTCAGCTCACTGCCCAACCCTTGGATG GTTCAGGACACGACTGCAGAAACACTGACAGGACTGCTGGATGGTATTGATTGGCTGCTGAGGCACTCTGGAGTCAAGCTATAA
- the LOC128018507 gene encoding F-box only protein 4 isoform X2 — translation MLSRSIVVQSLRSIRDRFFDTRQQRNEKSDGQGSSNEVTGPCLDNLTVDMQFLIMTFLSPQDLCRLGGTSTYWQSMVRDPVLWKYFLLRDMPLWQSVDHLSVPQVKLTGSALLDDSEMQLDYMAEYLRVCPACRNQWQYQPRAFKSVTSFFQSLVPVSEPQFAMFGPGLEQLEISLMNTIMNSPHVLPIAGPPHRQIDGIGSGISFKYKDQHRFNIATLYSTNRTERERARLEHVNLRSKIFVYEEDSESNIPLSVNPMFNQVCQAVNGFIFVANAETERDRGWEEECAQIRVMLDPAVGAVSRPILVLSCVSRETTDRNRIHCVTIAHQLQLSSLPNPWMVQDTTAETLTGLLDGIDWLLRHSGVKL, via the exons ATGCTGAGCAGATCTATAGTCGTGCAAAGTCTCAGGAGTATCAGAGATAGGTTTTTTGATACAAGACAACAAAGAAATGAGAAAAGTGATGGTCAGGGGTCAAGTAATGAAGTCACGGGCCCCTGTCTGGATAACCTGACG GTTGACATGCAGTTTCTCATCATGACCTTCCTGTCTCCGCAAGACCTCTGCAGATTGGGAGGCACCAGTACATACTGGCAGTCAATGGTTCGAGACCCTGTCCTGTGGAAGTACTTCCTGTTACGTGATATGCCGCTCTGGCAGTCAGTTGACCATTTATCAGTGCCTCAGGTCAAGCTCACTGGCTCAGCTCTGCTGGATGACTCTGAGATGCAGCTTGATTATATGGCAGA GTATCTACGTGTTTGTCCAGCCTGTCGAAACCAATGGCAATACCAACCCAGAGCCTTCAAATCTGTGACTTCCTTCTTCCAGTCTCTTGTACCGGTTTCAGAGCCACAGTTTGCCATGTTTGGCCCCGGGCTTGAGCAGTTAGAGATTTCCCTCATGAATACAATCATGAATTCCCCTCATGTACTGCCTATAGCAGGACCACCTCATCGGCAGATTGATG gCATTGGATCCGGAATCAGTTTTAAGTACAAAGATCAGCACAGATTCAATATTGCAACTTTATATTCAACTAACAG GACGGAGCGAGAGAGAGCGCGTCTGGAGCATGTCAATCTGCGAAGTAAAATCTTTGTCTATGAAGAGGATAGTGAGTCTAACATACCCTTAAGCGTCAACCCCATGTTTAATCAAGTTTGTCAAGCTGTGAATGGATTCATCTTTGTGGCCAATGCTGAGACAGAAAGAG ACAGAGGGTGGGAGGAGGAATGTGCCCAGATCAGGGTTATGTTAGACCCTGCGGTGGGTGCTGTGTCCCGCCCGATCCTGGTGCTCTCCTGTGTGTCTAGAGAGACCACAGACAGAAACAGGATACATTGTGTGACCATTGCCCATCAGCTTCAGCTCAGCTCACTGCCCAACCCTTGGATG GTTCAGGACACGACTGCAGAAACACTGACAGGACTGCTGGATGGTATTGATTGGCTGCTGAGGCACTCTGGAGTCAAGCTATAA